The window GAATGGGCTTTGGGTAAGGATTGGCCTCGGTTCCGCTCTTTTGGCTTGGGTGACGGTGCCGCCTCGATTGTGTTTAACAAGAATTTTGACGATACGAAAGAGTTCGAAGCCCGCTATGAAAAGTATTATGACGAAGCGGTTCGCGAGGAGGCTCGCCATGCAAAGAAGTAAGCCTGCTCTGCTTTTGATATGGATGACGGTAGCAATACTTTGCCTTTGCGGCTGTTCTGATAATTCCGTCTCTGCCAAGACCGATACGAAAACGCGTAAAATCAGGGTCGCCGTCATGGCGAAATCTTCTGAAATGGTCCGTTGGAAACGCAGCGCCGAATGGGCTTTGGAAAATATGGAAAAAGCTCAGGACGGGCTAGACCAAAAGGTAAAACTGCAACTGGAATTTAAGAACCAGGATGATGCCGATATCGACGAGTATATGGAAAAGGTGGCTCACGATACGGACTATGCGGCCATTGTGGGGCCCACTCAATCGGACAAGGCGTACCGCATGGCGGAACTTTTGCGGAAAAGTGCGAAGCCGATTCTTTCGCCCAAGGCGTCGAATGTGGAATACCAGCGTTTTTTTGCCAACATGCCGAATTTGTGGAACTTGGTTGAAAACGACTTTATGCTGATAGAATCCGCTTTCTCGCATTTGGCTAGTTCTTTTGCGTCTATTTTTATGAATGAACTGGAACTTACACTTTTGGCTCCGTCAAGCGAGTTGAATGGCGGACTCGTAAGTTCTTATGTCGACTGGCTAGGTTTTATGGCCGAAGAATTCGGTCTTAAAATAGACAGAATCTTTTTGTACAATGACGAAACCGAACTGCGGAAGCTTACGCAGACTTATTTGGAACGAAGGAAGCCGTATAGCGTTTTGTTATTTGAACCCTATGATGACAAAATGGCCTTAGCCTTTGATGATGAATTGTATCAACAGGATGTCGCTTCTCAAGGTGGAATCCGAGTGGTGTGTTCGAATAATTTCGCTTCGGACTCTATCGTGAAAAAACTTCATTACGATTTTTACCGTGGCTTTGATTTGTACGCAAGGCCCGAGTCTGGGTTTGCGCAAGCATACCATGAACATTTTGGCGAAGACATTCTCAATGGCGAAGCGCATTTCTTTGATGCTCTGTATATTTTGGCGTATGCCGCGACTTATTCCGTTTCGTCGGGCTTGGAATTGAATGAATCGATTAGAGCTGTGCTCGGAGGAAGGGACGGTACCGGCGGCGATTGGATGATTGCCGGAATGCATGAAAATTTCAAGTCGTTGCAGAACGGACGCTTGCCTGATTTGACGGGGGTATCGAGCTCTTGGACTTTCTTGGATAGGGACAACAGTGTGAGCGGTTCAGTGTATCGCGGGTGGAATATTGCTGACCATAAATATGTCACGAATGATTTTACCAGCAACGACGACTCGAAACATTCGATAAATCCAGAAGAAAATTGGCTGGATTTTTTCAAGGCCGATGTGGATACGAGTTTTTTCGAATATGCAGATTCGAATATTTCTTACAATGACGTTTCAAAACATTGGGCGCTTTTGGTTGCAGCCTCATCGGGCTGGGCAAATTACCGGTTTCAGGCGGACATCTTTGCCATTTACCAGAAACTCAAGAAGATGGGGTACGACGATGACCATATTATCGTGATTGCCGAAGATGACATTGCAAATCATAGTCGCAACCTGTATCCGGGGGAACTGTTTATCCGTTTGGATGGAGACAATGTCTATGAAAATGGTGTGGTTGATTACAAATTAAGTTCCGTAACGGTGTCTGATCTAGGAAATATATTAAGGGGAAATTCAAGTGATAAGTTGTCAAAGGTCCTCCGTGCAAAGTCGACCGACAATGTTTTTGTCTTTTGGAGTGGTCACGGAATGCCGGGGTATTTGGAATATGGTAAAGACAAGGTTAGTTATGAGCAGATTGTTGCGCTGATAAAAGAAATTCCGCACCGCAAGGTGTTGGTTGCCGTGGAGGCCTGCTATAGTGGTGGACTTGGTGAAACGGCGGAAAAGGCGGATATTCCTGGTATCGTTTTTCTAACAGCGGCGTCGCCTTATGAAACGAGTAAGGCGGATGAACGAAACGAAGAAATGGGCGTATACTTGACGAATAGTTTTACCCGAGGTTTTACGAAGCTGCTTGATGAAACACCCGACGCAACGCTGAGGGACATGTATGTCGAAATCGCAAGTAAGATTTCGGGTTCGCACGTGCAGTTGTACAACGTGAACCATTATGGAAATATCTACAAAGAAACGATAGGTGAATTTTTTGTAATAAAATAAAAACGCAAGCTTGGTTCTTTTTATTTTACGGTTCCAAATAATAATCCGGGCGAATACCGAGAGCAATTTCATCCGCTTCGAGTTCTTCAGCAGGCACATTTCGCCCGACAACTAGAGCAGAATCGAAGCCTGCAATTTTCGCGCCATACACGTCTGTTCCAAGCGTATCTCCAATCATCAGCACGCGAGAGCCCACCGGAAGCGAAGCTTTGACACGCTCCCAAATCTGCGGGAAGGGCTTGCCCAAGTAATAGGTTTCACAGCCCTCGCCCCCATTCGCCTCACACATAGAATCACGACGCAAGCGTTCCGAGAGCGCACCCGAAACAGGCTCACGAGCCGTCACACCATTTTCATCAGGCACTTTCGGAGCCCATGCATCCGAATTCAGCACGAGAAGAATTGCACCCGGTTTCTGCAAAATTTTGACCGCGCGCGCATAAGTTTCTGGCGTGTCTTTCGCAGACGAAATTGCCACAATCGGCTCGGCAGGTTCTGCATCCATCGCAACTGCGGTAATTCCACAAGCTTTCAAAACATTCCTGCCCGATTCACGGCCGATGTAATAGACCTCGCGCAATTCAAGCGGTTTCGCAGCAGTTCCACCAGTGCATCCATTCACAATTCCGGCAGCCGCATTTGTCGCGACACCCGAACGCAACTGTTCCACGAGTTTCGGTAGCAAGCTTCCCGACGAAATCGTTTCTTCCGTCGAAAAGTCAAAGCCACGCTTTTCCGCAGCACGAGCCAAAACGCCGTCCACATCGGAAGCGGCATTTGTCACTAGGCGAAGGATTTTACCTGCACGGCGAAGCAACTGAAACCAATCCATTGCACCGGGGTAAACAAATCTATCACGATTGTAGAGGGTGCCGTAACCGTCAAAGCAAAAAACATCGTAGCGGTCCAGCAAATCCGCCATGTGAACATGGCGAGGGACTGCACAGGAATCGCTCTGGATCCTATCGGGCAGAGCCCTCCAGGATGACAATTCAGTTTTGCAAAGAAATGGAGATCCCGGAACTAGTCCGGGATGACATGTAAAGGAGCACGCCGTTTGCGATTCAATAATTTGCTTGTAGCGCAGGTAGATTTCAGTTTCGAATTTATCCATAGCGATTATGCGTCGCTACGGAGGATGCCGTAATCGCGACCTTCCACGGGAATCACAAGTTGCAACTTCGAAAGCGTCTTGATATGCTTTTCAAAGACGACCTTGAAATCTTCGCCAAGTTCTTCTTCGTCATCGTGATCGAGATTGTAGGCAACATAGCTGCCATCCGCAAAAATCGAGATGCAGCAATCCCACGTGATATCGCCTTCCTGCGGCTGTTCATCATCGGCACGGTCCTTGCTTTCGAGCATCAGAATCGGGCGCGGTGCAGGAATCGGTTCGGCATGGCCATTTTCAAAAATAAAGTAATTGCGGCTCACGAGTTCATGTTCAAGAGCCATCGTGCTCGGCACACGAGCAAATTCGCCACGCAAGCGGTTGATGTTTCCAAGGTCATCTTCGTACGGGTCCTGGAAATCTTCGGGCAACACAATCTGGTAGTAGTCAAACTTTTTACCGCTAGCGGCATAGTTGTCCTGCCAGGACTGAGGCGGTTCCGGGCGAATCGTCAAGAAGTCTTCAAAGGCATCCAGAATATCGTTCAAACGGGAAGTCCAAGGTTCGTCCTTCAACTTCTGCACGAGTTCCATAAAACTGTTCAGGCTTTCTTCGCCCGTGATAGACTTCAATTCTTCTTCGTTTTCTGCCATATCAGACCTCTAATTTTTACTGTACAAATGTAGAAAAAAGACAAGCGCCGCGACTCTCGCCGCAGCCTACCATTCTTCCACGGTTTTCACCGTGAGGCTCATGGCGATGTCTTTCTCGTAGTACGCAGGCTCGTTGATGAATATCGGGTAGACCGAGCGACCGTCCGGTTCGCCCTCGAACAAGATGTCCTTGCCATCAAACGTGCGGAAAAGTTTGTCGCCTTGTCTGAGTTCGCGGTAATCGTGACCATCCAATTCCGGGTGGATCATCGCCTGTATGGCGCCACCGCCCTGCGGCTTCGGGTATCCCAAGTCTCGCAGCTGCGTATAAACTTCAACCTTAATCGGAGCGCGCTTTTGCAACTCTCCACGGTTCCATTCCTCAGCAAGTTCCAAATAACGTTTCACAAGCTTTTCGGAACGTTCAAAAATAGCGGCATTCAGCGTTCCATGCTGCTGCGGGCCAATTTCAATGCAAACGTCCGCCTTGGCGACCGTTCCAAAATACGGTGAAGCGCTACGTTCTTCGGGCTGGTAATAAATCCAGGCGTCCTCGAATTCTTGCGTGAGCACAGCCGAAGCCTTCATCGTAAACGGATCACGAGTCGAAAGAATCAGACAATAGCCCATATTCGAGCCCGTGTTGTGCACGTCCAAAATCAAGTCGGTGCGCGTATTTTCGCCCTTGGGCCCGTAAATCTTATTGAGTTCACGAGCGCGGCGGAATTCGTACGGCGCAGGTTCCACAGACATATCCAAGCAAGCCTGAGCAAATGCGCGATTCAAATCATGGTCACGGTAACGGCGATTGAGGCGAACCGCCTCCGGATTTGCAAGCACAACATCAACCGTTGCCGATTTACAAAGCGTATTATAACATTCAGGATGAGCCTTCCACTTTTCGACCAGGCTCACGCCCGTGCGTTCGTTGCCATGCGTTCCACCGGCAACGACAATTGTGTTGATTTTACTCATAAATCATCCTTATTTCTTTTCATCCTTTTTCTTGAGCCAGGAGCCACAAAGATACATCGAGAAGATAACACTTGTCACGAGGAACATGAAGATTCCCATGCAAGCGAGGTGCCCAATGCCCTGCAAGCCGCGGTGCGTCGTAAAGAGGAAGCCGACAAAGCCGGCAATCGTCGTCATGGAGCTAGCCATCACGTTACGGCCCGTCGTATCAAAGAGCTGGCGAAGGTTCATCCCTTCATTGGATTTCGAGCACCAAGACGTAATAAAGTGGATTGTCGCATCGATGCCAATACCCAGCGTCATCGGAATCACAATCACATTGTAGATGCTGATTTTACCAAATTCAAAGAAGTACGTGAGCGCACCCAAAAGTCCAAGCGTGAGGAGCGCACCCATGCCAAACGAGACGCCACCAGCCAAGAACATCGAAGGCTTGCGGAACGAAACAATCAACGTGAGGAAAATGACAAGCACAATGACCGATGCCAAGTTAAAGCTATCCGCCTTCACCGACTCAATCACATCCGAAAGGATAAACTGCGACGAGAACGTGCGCAAGCGTTCGCCATCAAAGTTCCAGTTGCCATAGCGTTCCTGGAAGCGGTGCAACGCATGGGCATCCCAGCTCGGGAAGTCACCGTAAATAAAGCCAATCTTACCGTAAGAGCCATCCTTTTCGCGGAGCAAGTCGAGCGTCCATGCCGGAACATCTTCGGCGGCAAACGGCTTTTCAACTTGAGCAAGTTTGCGGAGCGTCGAGACGTTTGCGGAATCATCGCCTTCGGCCTTGTCAAAGACGCGCGCTTCCACCAAATCACGGATTTCTTCGATAACTTCAAGGCGCTTTTCCTGGGAATCCGCAGGCGGCACAAAGCTCTTGAGCGTGAGGAAGCTACCAAGCAGAGGATCCTTTTCGTCATGGAGTCGAATCAT of the Fibrobacter sp. UWB2 genome contains:
- a CDS encoding C13 family peptidase, yielding MQRSKPALLLIWMTVAILCLCGCSDNSVSAKTDTKTRKIRVAVMAKSSEMVRWKRSAEWALENMEKAQDGLDQKVKLQLEFKNQDDADIDEYMEKVAHDTDYAAIVGPTQSDKAYRMAELLRKSAKPILSPKASNVEYQRFFANMPNLWNLVENDFMLIESAFSHLASSFASIFMNELELTLLAPSSELNGGLVSSYVDWLGFMAEEFGLKIDRIFLYNDETELRKLTQTYLERRKPYSVLLFEPYDDKMALAFDDELYQQDVASQGGIRVVCSNNFASDSIVKKLHYDFYRGFDLYARPESGFAQAYHEHFGEDILNGEAHFFDALYILAYAATYSVSSGLELNESIRAVLGGRDGTGGDWMIAGMHENFKSLQNGRLPDLTGVSSSWTFLDRDNSVSGSVYRGWNIADHKYVTNDFTSNDDSKHSINPEENWLDFFKADVDTSFFEYADSNISYNDVSKHWALLVAASSGWANYRFQADIFAIYQKLKKMGYDDDHIIVIAEDDIANHSRNLYPGELFIRLDGDNVYENGVVDYKLSSVTVSDLGNILRGNSSDKLSKVLRAKSTDNVFVFWSGHGMPGYLEYGKDKVSYEQIVALIKEIPHRKVLVAVEACYSGGLGETAEKADIPGIVFLTAASPYETSKADERNEEMGVYLTNSFTRGFTKLLDETPDATLRDMYVEIASKISGSHVQLYNVNHYGNIYKETIGEFFVIK
- a CDS encoding HAD-IIA family hydrolase, producing the protein MDKFETEIYLRYKQIIESQTACSFTCHPGLVPGSPFLCKTELSSWRALPDRIQSDSCAVPRHVHMADLLDRYDVFCFDGYGTLYNRDRFVYPGAMDWFQLLRRAGKILRLVTNAASDVDGVLARAAEKRGFDFSTEETISSGSLLPKLVEQLRSGVATNAAAGIVNGCTGGTAAKPLELREVYYIGRESGRNVLKACGITAVAMDAEPAEPIVAISSAKDTPETYARAVKILQKPGAILLVLNSDAWAPKVPDENGVTAREPVSGALSERLRRDSMCEANGGEGCETYYLGKPFPQIWERVKASLPVGSRVLMIGDTLGTDVYGAKIAGFDSALVVGRNVPAEELEADEIALGIRPDYYLEP
- a CDS encoding aspartoacylase produces the protein MSKINTIVVAGGTHGNERTGVSLVEKWKAHPECYNTLCKSATVDVVLANPEAVRLNRRYRDHDLNRAFAQACLDMSVEPAPYEFRRARELNKIYGPKGENTRTDLILDVHNTGSNMGYCLILSTRDPFTMKASAVLTQEFEDAWIYYQPEERSASPYFGTVAKADVCIEIGPQQHGTLNAAIFERSEKLVKRYLELAEEWNRGELQKRAPIKVEVYTQLRDLGYPKPQGGGAIQAMIHPELDGHDYRELRQGDKLFRTFDGKDILFEGEPDGRSVYPIFINEPAYYEKDIAMSLTVKTVEEW